GTTCCCGAAAATGCCCAATAGCCATCTCTGCGTCCAAGTTCATCTTAATTTGTGTAGTTTCATGCTTAATTTGTACGCGTTTGTACGCAAGGATGCATCGGATTCAAATAACAATGAAGGAAAGAGCGACACGAGTTCTGAGTTAGGTGAACCGATTAATCTCAAGGTATTTagatgtgttttttttttataaactgttaTGATATTTGTGTAGTTTCATGCTTAATTTGTACGCAAGGCTGCATCGGATTCAAATAACGATGAAGGAAAGAGCGACACGAGTTCTGATTTAGGTGAACCGATTAATCTCAAGGTATTTAGatgtgttttttttataaattgttATGATATTTGTGTAGTTTCATGTTTAATTTGTACGCGTTTGTACGCAAGGCTTTATCGGATTCAAATAACGATGAAGGAAAGAGCGACACGAGTTCTGAGTTAGGTGAACCGATTAATCTCAA
This genomic stretch from Helianthus annuus cultivar XRQ/B chromosome 8, HanXRQr2.0-SUNRISE, whole genome shotgun sequence harbors:
- the LOC110938895 gene encoding uncharacterized protein LOC110938895: MPNSHLCVQVHLNLCSFMLNLYAFVRKDASDSNNNEGKSDTSSELGEPINLKAASDSNNDEGKSDTSSDLGEPINLKALSDSNNDEGKSDTSSELGEPINLKAASDSDNDNDEGKSNTSSELGEPITLKVMGISVSSVCISVHIGQAGIQVGNSRWKLYCLEHYAVILTNVSMVDSTL